In the genome of Raphanus sativus cultivar WK10039 chromosome 4, ASM80110v3, whole genome shotgun sequence, one region contains:
- the LOC108837553 gene encoding uncharacterized protein LOC108837553 produces the protein MARIEHLQFPALKITGENYVGWVTNVKPYLIMKKLTETIVIGNKSPPEHKAEAIIFLKKHLDENVTHDYASIEDPAELWQALKERFDNQKEVNLPHALEEWKNLRFQDFQKVEEYNSAVQRIVSLLKYCGNPVSEAEMMNKTYNTFHKQLHFLPEIYRKCGYTRFSELMVALMLAEKNNELLIKNHNSRPTGAKAFPEVNATVIENSERRTQTSRGRGRGRHFNSKRGKTYNPKWKGSNKWIRSEQGPKGKETQEDTTQKRESVCYRCGCKGHWSRTCRTPPHLCKLYQESTKGKAKEVNLTENFEGTSYLDASDFANELD, from the coding sequence ATGGCAAGAATCGAGCATCTTCAGTTTCCGGCTCTCAAAATAACTGGCGAAAACTATGTCGGATGGGTCACAAACGTGAAACCCTATCTGATAATGAAAAAGTTAACCGAGACGATTGTAATCGGTAACAAATCGCCGCCTGAGCATAAGGCTGAAGCGATAATTTTCCTGAAAAAACACCTCGATGAGAATGTTACGCATGACTATGCGAGCATAGAAGACCCAGCTGAACTGTGGCAAGCTTTAAAAGAAAGGTTCGATAACCAAAAGGAAGTCAACCTCCCTCACGCTCTAGAAGAGTGGAAAAATCTGAGGTTTCAGGATTTTCAAAAGGTTGAGGAATACAATTCCGCTGTCCAGAGGATAGTTTCACTCCTGAAGTATTGCGGTAACCCTGTCTCTGAAGCAGAAATGATGAATAAGACATACAACACTTTCCACAAACAGCTTCACTTCCTACCTGAAATTTACAGAAAATGCGGGTACACGAGATTTTCTGAATTGATGGTTGCGCTCATGTTGGCTGAAAAGAACAATGAGCTTCTGATCAAAAACCATAATTCCCGACCTACGGGAGCCAAAGCATTCCCTGAAGTGAATGCTACGGTGATAGAAAACTCAGAGAGAAGAACCCAAACCAGTCGgggtcgtggtcgtggtcgcCATTTCAACAGCAAACGTGGAAAAACTTACAATCCCAAATGGAAGGGATCTAACAAATGGATTAGATCCGAACAAGGTCCTAAGGGCAAAGAAACTCAAGAAGATACCACCCAGAAGCGTGAGAGTGTATGTTACAGATGTGGATGTAAGGGACATTGGTCTCGTACCTGTCGTACTCCTCCACATCTCTGTAAGTTATATCAAGAGTCCACGAAAGGCAAAGCTAAGGAGGTGAATCTCACAGAAAATTTTGAGGGGACATCGTACCTCGATGCCTCTGATTTCGCAAATGAGCTGGACTAG
- the LOC108835574 gene encoding F-box/FBD/LRR-repeat protein At3g26920-like, translating to MNGCRTLSNRDMIGELPDALLLQILSSIPTKDAVATSVLSKRWRFLCKMTPTLRFYYGDRGTKDIVRFSDNVCRCFLSHQTPVLQSLHLKMTFGIDDPTVDVGVLLGIAFGRHVRELEFQVCCLDEPYRFPTSLFNCGTRTLETLKLGPYVFVDVPFPVCLKALRTLRLYKVSFKDAASVVNLLSGCSSLENLEVKMYSHPDVESFTITVPSL from the exons ATGAATGGATG TCGAACTTTGAGTAACAGAGACATGATCGGTGAGCTGCCGGACGCTCTGCTTCTGCAGATTTTGTCTTCAATTCCGACTAAAGATGCCGTAGCCACTAGTGTTCTGTCGAAACGATGGCGGTTTCTTTGTAAGATGACGCCGACTCTCAGGTTCTATTACGGTGACCGTGGCACCAAAGATATCGTGAGGTTTTCAGATAATGTCTGTAGGTGTTTCCTTTCACATCAGACTCCTGTTCTTCAGAGTTTGCATCTCAAGATGACTTTCGGAATTGATGACCCCACAGTTGATGTTGGAGTACTGCTTGGGATTGCGTTTGGACGGCATGTGCGTGAGTTGGAATTCCAAGTTTGCTGTCTTGATGAGCCGTATAGGTTTCCTACAAGCTTGTTCAACTGTGGGACTCGGACACTCGAGACCTTGAAGCTCGGTCCTTATGTCTTTGTAGACGTCCCATTTCCGGTGTGTCTCAAGGCCCTTAGAACTCTACGCCTTTACAAAGTGAGCTTCAAAGACGCTGCATCCGTTGTTAACCTTCTATCTGGCTGTTCTAGTCTTGAAAATCTGGAGGTTAAGATGTATTCGCATCCTGATGTGGAGAGTTTCACTATTACTGTCCCTTCCTTGTAG